A genome region from Bemisia tabaci chromosome 3, PGI_BMITA_v3 includes the following:
- the LOC109032248 gene encoding uncharacterized protein — MVEENVYVAVKASLHASETSVFGLDKDELSALSKRFAISPEVINGYSLKSNPISVINSLSELGYKVVCSSGEAEIVWTLRRTFMRPLIDSPTNGATTTSDKGEPTTN, encoded by the exons ATGGTGGAGGAGAATGTGTATGTGGCTGTCAAAGCCTCACTTCATGCATCCGAGACATCTGTTTTTGGATTAGACAAGGACGAGTTGAGCGCTTTGTCCAAAAGATTCGCTATCTCACCTGAAGTTATCAACGGCTATTCACTAAAAA GTAATCCAATTTCTGTCATCAATTCACTGAGTGAACTGGGTTACAAAGTAGTTTGCAGCTCTGGGGAAGCAGAAATAGTTTGGACTTTACGCCGGACATTTATG CGACCTTTGATTGACAGCCCAACTAATGGAGCGACAACGACAAGTGACAAAGGTGAGCCAACAACAAATTGA
- the Tcs4 gene encoding tRNA N6-adenosine threonylcarbamoyltransferase, mitochondrial, with amino-acid sequence MMFSSLFRASSTARCLSKAAFKSRNSSNFVVLGIETSFDDTGCAIVNSNGDILGEALRSQQAFHSLLGGCLPPIARDLHLECIESVIDEAFASAKLSLSDIDAVATTVKPGLAVSLQVGLDHGKKLSKQGQKPFIPIHHMEAHALTARMIQKDVELPFLVALISGCHSLIAVAHSVDKYSLLGTAMDSAPGESIDKLARRMQLRNRPELRNLSGGRAIELLAEKGDPTKFEFSMPLPGDQSCNFSWGGLRTSCQRYISDSEIKHDLDVDETIPEIDDLCASLQAAICKHLCSRLQRAMEYANRHNILPSGKTLVLSGGVACNGAVKKCVGMLCDEMEYRLVVPPPHLCTDNGVMIAWNGVERFQVGAGVIHNPEEIDAVAVEAKAQLGEDCRLAVVRESISVNQKNRIRVEKALLK; translated from the exons ATGATGTTTTCATCATTGTTTAGGGCGTCAAGTACTGCCAGATGTTTAAGTAAAGCTGCATTCAAAAGTaggaattcttcaaattttgtagTCCTCGGGATAGAAACAAGTTTTGATGATACAGGCTGCGCAATTGTTAACAGCAATGGTGACATTCTAGGAGAAGCACTAAGGTCTCAACAAGCCTTTCATAGTCT ATTAGGAGGCTGTCTACCTCCTATTGCAAGGGATTTGCACCTGGAATGCATTGAATCAGTCATCGATGAAGCTTTTGCATCAGCTAAACTTTCTTTATCAGACATTGATGCAGTTGCAACAACGGTCAAACCAG GTTTAGCAGTATCACTACAAGTTGGATTAGATCATGGTAAAAAACTCTCCAAACAAGGCCAAAAACCCTTCATACCTATCCATCACATGGAGGCACATGCACTCACAGCTCGAATGAtacaaaaa GATGTAGAATTGCCGTTTCTGGTTGCATTGATTTCGGGATGTCACTCTTTGATTGCTGTTGCCCATTCAGTAGACAAATATTCCCTTCTTGGCACTGCTATGGATTCAGCTCCTGGAGAATCCATAGACAAG CTTGCTCGCAGAATGCAACTTAGAAACCGGCCTGAACTGCGGAATTTAAGCGGTGGCAGAGCTATTGAGTTGCTAGCTGAGAAAGGTGATCCAACTAAATTTGAGTTCTCCATGCCTCTACCAGGTGACCAAAGCTGTAACTTCAGCTGGGGCGGACTTAGAACATCATGTCAAAGATACATATCGGACAGTGAAATAAAACatg ATCTTGATGTAGATGAAACAATTCCAGAAATTGATGATCTATGCGCTAGTCTCCAAGCAGCAATCTGCAAACATTTATGTTCTCGACTCCAAAGAGCAATGGAGTATGCTAATAGACACAATATTTTACCCAGTGGAAAGACTCTG GTTTTGTCTGGTGGTGTTGCCTGTAATGGGGCGGTGAAAAAATGTGTTGGCATGCTTTGTGACGAAATGGAATATCGACTCGTAGTTCCACCACCCCATTTATGCACCGATAATGGTGTTATGATTGCCTGGAATGGGGTAGAGCGCTTCCAAGTGGGTGCTGGTGTTATTCACAATCCGGAAGAAATTGACGCGGTTGCAGTTGAAGCAAA AGCACAGCTTGGCGAAGATTGTAGACTAGCGGTGGTGAGGGAAAGTATATCTGTCAATCAGAAAAATCGAATCAGGGTAGAAAAAGCTCTCCTCAAATGA